The sequence ATTAAAATGAAAGTAGTTAAATTATTACCAATAGTCTTTTTACTAATTACTTGCTGTACTTCTTTAGAAAAAAGAATGAATAGAAATGATTCTGATTTATATATAGGGGTATATGATTGTTTTGAAGATGATTCTATTAAAATTATAATTAATAATAAAGAAATTGTAGATATTGAAAATTTAACAACGGATTCATCTCTAGGAATTACAGGCTTGTATATTGAGTACTTTTTAAAATCAAGAGATAAAGGAATAATTAAAGTTGGAAACAAAAAAGTAGTAATTGAAAAAGAAATTTTTATTGATTTAAAGAAAGATATTTCACTAGAAATAATTCGAAATAACAATAGCGATAAGTTTCAAATAGACATTAACAAAGGAAAAAAAATTGGGATAAGCGGATGTAGTGATGATAGAAAACACACGAAAATGACTTATTTTAAAAGAAATAGAACTGTTGAATAACAAACATTTATCCCAGCTCTTCGAGGTGTTCTTATGAAACCGTGATGCTCTACGATGGTCTCCTGACCTCGTAGCAAATAATAAAAACAAAAGCACTCTTGTAAAAAAGGGTGCTTTTGTTGTTTTAAAGAGTGGCTACGTTTTTATTTTGAAAACCAACTCAATACTGTATCAAAAATTATTATAAAATCAACGTTTTTTCTATATTTACAATGCAATAGGAACAAAACTAGAAAAAAGAGTGACATCAACACCAGAAGCTACATGGGACAATCCTTTTCCTACACCTATAACCAATAAGACTACTTATTTGGCTGGCTTCCAGTATAAAGACAACCGCTTAGATTTTTTTCCACACGCAGAAGGCTATGTAAAATACCAATATAGCGAAAACAGCTATAGTTATGTCTTTAACTATACAGACCACTTAGGAAACGTTAGAGTAAGCTATTCGGATATTGACAAAAATGGAATTTTAGGTAATGAACACATACAGGAATGTCCGAAACAAATAGGGTCCACACCTCCTCCATGTCAAGACTTATACGTCTTAGCTTTGGCAGAAGAAACCAGAACCATGATCTTCTACGTTTCTCCACACAAATTAAACAAAACCATCGCAGAATACATTCAGTATTTTGGAGCCGACCGACGCATTTCTGTTTCGCGTGAAATATCTAAACTTCATGAAGAAACAGTTATAGGTACTGCCGAAGAAGTATTACAACACTTTGAAGCCAAACCTACAAAAGGAGAAAGTTTAATTTTTGTAGCTGGGAAAAGTTTAAAATAATTAGTTCATTACTACTTGTAAAGATAATTCCCACTTATTAATGGCACGGCAATATAACGATAAACAGAAACAACTTAATCTCTTTACACAAAGCAGATAAGTCTATTATCTTTCGTCAGGTTAATAGCAACTATTTTTATTACAACTTGTTTGCATTCTTTTTCTATGCTTTCAAAACAAATTAGTATTTTAAATTTATTCTTCTGTACCACAAAAACCAAACACATTAAATGCAAAACTAAACCTTGGCATTTTTTTTGCTGTGGGTATACTATTCTACTTCAAAATTGCTGTGACAAACGTATTTATTCATTCCATTTTGTCACAAAAAGTGTGGCATTCTCTATTTTTAAATCAACAATGTCACAGAAACTGTGACAGATTGTTTCTGAAAACAAAAAAAGTCACAAGTATTTTAAAAACAGTTTTAATCAAAATGATACTCAAAAAATCAATATTGTTCCCAATGTTTTGTCTTTTACAACACACCTAATAAAAAGGAGTTCGTAGAAATATGCATTGACACGCATTAAACCTTAAAATCAATACGATGATTTATTAGCTCACTCTGAAAGAAGTATCCTCAACAATCCTTCTTTCCGATTTCTTGCAATGGGCAAGTTAATTTCTTTTAAATATAAAGTTACACCATCTATATGAGTGATGTACTTTGTATTAACAATATATGATTTATGAATTTGTGAAAAATATTCCTTTGGCAATTGATTTAAAATACTTTTCAATGTATGATGAACAATAATGCGTTTACGGTTTTCTAAGTGTATTTCGATATAATTTTGCATACTTTGAATGTACAAAATTTGAGTTAAAGGAACTTTTACTAAAATGCCGTTTTCTTTAAAAAATAATGGTTTCATGATGTCTTCTTGTCGCAACATCAAATCGTACATTTTTTTTGCTTTTAAAACAGAGGCTTTAAAATCATCAAAAAAAATAGGTTTCAACAAGTAATCTAATGCATTCACTTTATATCCCTTCAAAGCAAATTCAGAATAAGCAGTTGTAAAAATAATCATCGATGGCATATCTATTATCATTTTTGCAAACTCCAACCCATTCAAAAGAGGCATTTGTATGTCCAAAAAAATTAAATCAATGGTTTCTGTTTTTAATTTTTCTAGTGCAAGATGCGCGTTAGAAAAACAGCCCATATTTTCCAAAAAATCAAACTCCTTGATGAATTGATTTAGTCCTTCTCTTGCTATTCGTTCATCATCTATAACAATACATTTCATTTATT is a genomic window of Flavobacterium jumunjinense containing:
- a CDS encoding SAM-dependent methyltransferase, which codes for MTSTPEATWDNPFPTPITNKTTYLAGFQYKDNRLDFFPHAEGYVKYQYSENSYSYVFNYTDHLGNVRVSYSDIDKNGILGNEHIQECPKQIGSTPPPCQDLYVLALAEETRTMIFYVSPHKLNKTIAEYIQYFGADRRISVSREISKLHEETVIGTAEEVLQHFEAKPTKGESLIFVAGKSLK
- a CDS encoding LytR/AlgR family response regulator transcription factor, which gives rise to MKCIVIDDERIAREGLNQFIKEFDFLENMGCFSNAHLALEKLKTETIDLIFLDIQMPLLNGLEFAKMIIDMPSMIIFTTAYSEFALKGYKVNALDYLLKPIFFDDFKASVLKAKKMYDLMLRQEDIMKPLFFKENGILVKVPLTQILYIQSMQNYIEIHLENRKRIIVHHTLKSILNQLPKEYFSQIHKSYIVNTKYITHIDGVTLYLKEINLPIARNRKEGLLRILLSE